In Nitrospirota bacterium, the genomic stretch ACTGCTTGGACGGTATCTCCGCCGGAAAATGATCCGTAATCGGCAATCAGAGGATAAAAGCAGGATAGAAATAATTGCGGCAAAATCGATGAGCGCTTATATCAATATTTTTGTCATCTTCCTGATTTTAATATTTGTTCCTGCTTTTATAAAGTTAAAAGATCCTGAAATTCTGGAAGCGGCTCAGAGTAGAATTCAAGGGGGTGAAACAGAGATTCATCGTATCGCTCCTTCTCTCGAGTTTGAAAAAAGACGTTTTTGGTTTTATTCTTTTCCGTCGTTGTGGATCAGCCAGGATGATCAACACGTAGCCTATAAAATATATCATAGGGAGAAAAAGGTGATCGTGATCACAGATGGGATAGAAGGCCCTGTCTATGAAGGATTTATTTCTAATGGGATTGCCAGGTTTAGTCCCGACGGCAAAAAGCTGATGTACGCGGCACAACAAAATGGCAAGTGGGTTTTGGTGGTCAATTCCCAGGAAAGCAAAGCTTATGCGGATATCTATCCTTCTTATACCTTCTCCCCCGATAGTCAAAGGACCGCGTTTGTAGCCGTCGAAAAAAAGAACAACCAGGAAAATAAAGTTTTTGTGGTTATTGATGGAACAGAGAGTCCCGCGTATGATGAGATTGGCTTCTATCCCAGCCATCTTAAACCCGATGTTTATAATGGAGGGTCCCAATTCGGGCGGCATCTGTTTTATACCATGGAGCTAGACCGATGGCGGTTTATTACGGACGGATGGGACCGTACCCTGGAGGCGTGGTCAGTCGGCTTTTCTCCGGATGGACGGCATTATGCTTATAGCGCCAAACGTCAGGGATTTTGGAAGGTGGTGATTGATGGGGTAGAGCATGGAAATTATGAAGGGGTGATTCCCTTAGGAGGCCTGGACGGCCATCTCTTTTTCAGTCCGGATGGTCAAAAGATCGCTTACGCCGCTAAGAGGGAGGAAAAATGGTTTATGGTCATCAACGGAGTGGAAGATCCAGCTTATGATTTTATTGAAGCGCTCCTGGGGGGGCGGTTTAGCTCTGACAGCCAGCATCTGGCTTACAGAGCTTTCAGTCATGGGAAATGGAAGATCGTGACTGATGGCGTAGAGGGAAAGGAGTATCAAGACGTTGGACCCCCTCAATTCACCCCGAAGGAACAAAAAGTGACCTATGTTGCTTTCGAAAATGGAAAGGGATTTCTTGTCATGGACCGGGCGGAAGGAACCCGCTATCCGGCAGAGGATATCATCGCGTTTCCCCATCTCGTCTTTAGTTCAGATGATCAACGGATTGCTTTTGCGGTCCCTTTTAAGACAAGATGGAGGGTGGCTGTGGACTGGAAGCTTTCTAATGAATATCATACGGTAACCGATCCCAGGTTTAGCCCGGATGGCCGGCATTATGCTTATGCAGCGGCAATCAACCGGAGATGGCGGGTTGTCATTGACGGGCAAGAAGGCCCGATTTATGATGCGATCGCAGGATTACGATTTCTTTCAGATCATGAAATCATCTATATTGCGATAAAAGGGCATTCCGTTCTGCAAGTCAAACATCTTATTCTATAAATTGCAAGTTCTGACCCGTTGCCCAAGACCAGCGATAGACTTCGCACCCACTTATTAATCATGTCATTGCGAGCACCGAAGGGTGCGTGGCAATCTTATCGTAAAGTCTTGAGATTGCTTCACTTTGTTCGCAATGACAGCTTTCTAACTCTGTTCAGGTGATTCATCTCATCCGGGGTAAGGTGTTCAAGGAGAAGCCCTTTTCTTTTCGCTTCTTTTTCCATCAACTGAAAACGGGAGATAAACTTGTCCGTCGATTTCCGCAAGATTTGTTCGGAATCCAGTTTCAGCGTGCGGGCAAGATTTACCACGGTAAAAAAGAGGTCTCCCATCTCGTCTTCGATTTCATCCTGTTCTTTTTTGTCGAGGGCCCTTTTAAATTCATCCCATTCTTCTTCGACCTTGGCCATGACGTCTTCTTTTTTTTCCCAATCAAACCCGGTTCTTGCGGCTTTTTTCTGGACCTTTTGGGCCCTCATCAGTGAAGGAAGAAAAGGCGGAACGCCGTCAAGATAAGATTGCCGGATCCCCTCTTTTTCTTTCATTTTGCTTTTTTCCCAATTATGAAGGACTTTTTCGGCAGTCGGCGCCTCTTCTCCGCCAAAGACATGGGGATGCCTTTTGATTAGCTTTTCGACCAAACCTTTTAAAACACCTTCAATTGAAAAATTCCCTTTTTCTTCTGCGATTTGGGCATGAAAAACAACCTGTAAAAGGAGGTCCCCCAGCTCTTCCGCCAAATGTTTGGGATCTTTTAAGTCAATCGCCTCCAGGACTTCGTAACTCTCTTCGATCAGATAGGGTTTAAGCGAATCGTGGGTCTGCTGTCGATCCCACGGACACCCCTTTTCTCCCCGCAGGCGGGACATGATTTTTATTAAATCATTAAATAAATCGTTCATGGGAATAAGGTACTGAATTATCTTAGGAAGTTCAATCTCTTATTTCCGGTTTCCACCGCCTGATCGGATTTCCTGCAGGAAGATCTGACCGTATTCTGCCAGCTTTTTCGGTCCGATCCCCCGGATTTGGAGGAGCCCGGATTCCGAGGTGGGGTGTACCAATGTTATTTTAAGAAGCACGGCATCGCTGAAAACGGCGAACGCCGGAAGTTTTTTTTCACGGGCTAATCGTTTCCTTAAATTCTTCAGCCTGGCCAGAAGCTCTTCCTCCTTAAAGGATAAGGTTTCCTTCTCTTCTGGAGGAAGTTTGGAGGGGGAGGTGGATAGGAGGACACGAGGGGAACTTGATGCGGCTGCAGGGTTGCCAGGCTCCGACAAAAGGTCGAGCTTCAGGCAAAAATCGCAGGCGTTTTTACACGGCGGAATCGTCTCCCCAAAATAAGAAATCAGCGATTGATGCCTGCATGTTTTCTTCTCCGCCCATGAAAAAATTTCCCTCGTCTGCCTCATGAGCTTTCTCTTTAAATCCGGGTCAGGAACCTCTTTTAAAAATCGCTCATAACTGATCACTTCGGACCAGGAGTAAAATAAGACACAATCGCTTTCCAAACCATCTCGCCCGGCCCGGCCGATTTCCTGGTAATACCCTTCGATATTTTTCGGCATATCACGGTGAATGACATAACGGATATTCGGTTTGTCTATTCCCATTCCAAAGGCCACAGTGGCAACAATCACCCTGGCGTCGTCGCGCTGGAAAGCTTCCTGAACGCTCGTCCGTTCATCCGGCTCCATTCCGGCATGGTAGGGCAGCGCTCGTATTCCCTTTTCGGTAAGAAACCTGGCGGTCTGTTCAACCCCTTTGCGGCTTAAGCAGTAAATAATTCCCGACTGTCGGGCCCGCGCCCGTACGAGTTTTAAAATTTCTTCCCGGGCGGTTCTTCCATTCCCTTTTTTGTAAACATGAATCCGGAGGTTAGACCGAAAAAAAGACCCTTTGAACCTGAGCGGATGACTCATTCCCAGCTGTTGAATAATGTCTGCGGAAATTTTTTCAGTGGCGGTTGCCGTGAGAGCGAGCACAGGGACCCCGCCAAACCGTGATTTTAAGCCGGAAAGATTCCGGTAGGAGGGACGAAAATCATGGCCCCATTGACTGATACAATGCGCCTCATCCACCGCAATCAAATTAATGTTGACGCCCGC encodes the following:
- a CDS encoding PD40 domain-containing protein, coding for MPLKSFFLGVLGVFLAAVSLYYDAWWHVTFGRESFWILPHLILYLGVGMAALGFLLQGLTLWRKQFPVETPLKGWGWGVFFVLLSAPFDALWHQFFGIESVHTIQAVWSPPHLLLLGSMILISISLLILLLSRWVTARTSSFFLLVLVTFGAMDGFITFLLAPLSPLSVWAPTYFGVFIYYLAFVFLRMTALELFRRPVLTYIAIFHFLFLSFLFSTWMNEGNVEPYQVIILLSLGVLTALLGDGAFLILLKNRLKNIYPILGLFYMAVESLILGPFLNYFVYSGHFQIPIERQGMGPFNSVTIAIMILAGGMAGILAPLLGRYLRRKMIRNRQSEDKSRIEIIAAKSMSAYINIFVIFLILIFVPAFIKLKDPEILEAAQSRIQGGETEIHRIAPSLEFEKRRFWFYSFPSLWISQDDQHVAYKIYHREKKVIVITDGIEGPVYEGFISNGIARFSPDGKKLMYAAQQNGKWVLVVNSQESKAYADIYPSYTFSPDSQRTAFVAVEKKNNQENKVFVVIDGTESPAYDEIGFYPSHLKPDVYNGGSQFGRHLFYTMELDRWRFITDGWDRTLEAWSVGFSPDGRHYAYSAKRQGFWKVVIDGVEHGNYEGVIPLGGLDGHLFFSPDGQKIAYAAKREEKWFMVINGVEDPAYDFIEALLGGRFSSDSQHLAYRAFSHGKWKIVTDGVEGKEYQDVGPPQFTPKEQKVTYVAFENGKGFLVMDRAEGTRYPAEDIIAFPHLVFSSDDQRIAFAVPFKTRWRVAVDWKLSNEYHTVTDPRFSPDGRHYAYAAAINRRWRVVIDGQEGPIYDAIAGLRFLSDHEIIYIAIKGHSVLQVKHLIL
- the mazG gene encoding nucleoside triphosphate pyrophosphohydrolase — encoded protein: MNDLFNDLIKIMSRLRGEKGCPWDRQQTHDSLKPYLIEESYEVLEAIDLKDPKHLAEELGDLLLQVVFHAQIAEEKGNFSIEGVLKGLVEKLIKRHPHVFGGEEAPTAEKVLHNWEKSKMKEKEGIRQSYLDGVPPFLPSLMRAQKVQKKAARTGFDWEKKEDVMAKVEEEWDEFKRALDKKEQDEIEDEMGDLFFTVVNLARTLKLDSEQILRKSTDKFISRFQLMEKEAKRKGLLLEHLTPDEMNHLNRVRKLSLRTK
- a CDS encoding ATP-dependent DNA helicase RecQ; translated protein: MISNWTPKDVRQEVEALIRSVGDQTADHPDEVEVFNRRLEKLRSVYRNEPQLFTPDLIHALQRLTKPVPSKPQVSPQEVLKTTFGYTAFRPGQKESIEAILSGRDCLGVMPTGAGKSLIFQIPACIFSGATLVISPLIALMKDQVDHLLEKGIRATYINSSLTLPEKKDRLQRLKQGEYHLVYVAPEGLEGSLMEFLAGVNINLIAVDEAHCISQWGHDFRPSYRNLSGLKSRFGGVPVLALTATATEKISADIIQQLGMSHPLRFKGSFFRSNLRIHVYKKGNGRTAREEILKLVRARARQSGIIYCLSRKGVEQTARFLTEKGIRALPYHAGMEPDERTSVQEAFQRDDARVIVATVAFGMGIDKPNIRYVIHRDMPKNIEGYYQEIGRAGRDGLESDCVLFYSWSEVISYERFLKEVPDPDLKRKLMRQTREIFSWAEKKTCRHQSLISYFGETIPPCKNACDFCLKLDLLSEPGNPAAASSSPRVLLSTSPSKLPPEEKETLSFKEEELLARLKNLRKRLAREKKLPAFAVFSDAVLLKITLVHPTSESGLLQIRGIGPKKLAEYGQIFLQEIRSGGGNRK